In a genomic window of Cytobacillus sp. FSL H8-0458:
- the pdxR gene encoding MocR-like pyridoxine biosynthesis transcription factor PdxR — MSELTPNLDFTSGEPLYVQLYKYIKNEIKTGNLTVMAKLPSKRKFARYLQVSENTIESAYEQLMAEGYIESKARKGYYVCAVEQSGFSSANEEPLAEEKKHIEGKYLYHFTHSGVDIKTFPFSVFRKLTNQVLTKDNGQVLLLGHPQGELELRNQIAKYLYKSRGVNCSPSQIILGSGTQYLLKTLLQLLDGSIFAVENPGYHRKLVIFEKGMDNVRDIPLDEDGLFLSKLKKSGANIVFVTPSHQFPCGMIMPIARRMQLLKWAKEKPGRYIIEDDYDSEFRYTGKPIPALQGLDKDEKVIYMGTFSKALLPSLRISYMVLPRPLLKIYQEDYFFYAQTVSRTDQEILIRFLEEDYWDKHIQKMRVVYRKKRDSLMAAISKYFPPCSEVIGQDSGLHILLRPNNEMNEQQLIRKALEAGIKIYPVSQFGENDGHTVLLGFALLSEEEIFEAISVLARAWFEL; from the coding sequence ATGTCGGAGTTAACACCAAACCTGGACTTTACGAGCGGTGAGCCACTATACGTGCAATTATATAAATATATTAAAAACGAAATTAAGACAGGCAATCTGACGGTAATGGCAAAGCTCCCTTCCAAAAGAAAATTTGCCAGGTATCTTCAGGTCAGTGAAAACACAATTGAATCTGCTTATGAACAGCTTATGGCTGAAGGATACATCGAATCGAAGGCACGTAAAGGATATTATGTATGTGCAGTTGAGCAATCCGGCTTTTCTTCAGCAAATGAAGAGCCTCTCGCTGAAGAAAAGAAGCATATTGAAGGTAAGTACCTATATCATTTTACTCATTCCGGAGTGGATATTAAGACGTTCCCATTTTCTGTGTTCCGGAAATTAACAAATCAAGTACTGACAAAGGATAATGGCCAGGTTCTATTGCTTGGCCATCCTCAAGGAGAGCTGGAGCTGAGGAACCAGATTGCGAAGTATCTTTATAAATCCAGGGGAGTAAACTGTTCCCCCAGTCAAATCATTCTTGGTTCTGGGACACAATATTTACTGAAAACTTTATTGCAGCTGCTGGATGGAAGTATTTTTGCTGTCGAAAATCCGGGATATCACCGCAAGCTCGTCATCTTTGAAAAAGGAATGGATAATGTGAGGGACATTCCACTTGATGAAGATGGGCTTTTTTTATCAAAGCTGAAAAAGTCAGGAGCAAACATCGTCTTTGTCACTCCCTCCCACCAATTTCCTTGCGGTATGATTATGCCTATTGCCAGAAGGATGCAGCTTTTGAAATGGGCAAAGGAAAAGCCTGGCCGATATATCATTGAAGATGATTATGACAGTGAATTCCGCTACACAGGCAAGCCGATTCCTGCCCTGCAGGGATTGGATAAGGATGAAAAAGTAATTTATATGGGCACATTTTCAAAAGCCCTGCTTCCCTCTTTAAGGATTAGTTATATGGTCCTTCCAAGGCCTTTGCTGAAGATTTATCAGGAAGATTACTTCTTTTATGCCCAAACTGTTTCACGGACAGATCAGGAGATTTTAATAAGATTTCTTGAGGAGGATTACTGGGATAAGCATATCCAGAAAATGAGGGTCGTTTATCGTAAAAAACGCGACAGTCTCATGGCAGCTATTTCTAAGTATTTTCCTCCTTGTTCTGAAGTTATCGGACAGGATTCAGGTTTGCACATATTACTTCGGCCAAATAATGAAATGAATGAACAGCAGCTGATCAGGAAAGCTTTAGAGGCAGGAATAAAAATTTATCCCGTATCTCAATTTGGAGAAAATGACGGTCACACTGTATTGCTTGGTTTTGCCTTACTATCCGAAGAAGAGATATTTGAAGCAATAAGTGTGTTGGCCAGGGCATGGTTTGAATTGTAA